Proteins from a single region of Phycisphaeraceae bacterium D3-23:
- a CDS encoding carbon-nitrogen hydrolase — translation MPTNTLQLGMIQHACPPGASPAENLARCCEMIRDAAGQGATLVVTQELFAAHYFPQVEDEALCDLAESLDPAAPGPSYAAMRGLADELSITLSASLFERRAPGVYHNTTVTFGPDGKEVGRYRKMHIPDDPRFYEKYYFTPGDLGWQAFDMPALESTRVGTLVCWDQWFPEAARLTALKGASLLLYPTAIGYYNHPELGEPADVREQQLDAWITVMRSHAIANGVFVAAANRVGVENDLTFWGSSFVCGPDGKLIAQASRDEEEVLVVECDLSLIEPQRRGWPFLRDRRIDAYGPLLKRVDD, via the coding sequence TTGCCCACGAACACCCTCCAACTCGGCATGATCCAGCACGCCTGCCCGCCCGGTGCATCGCCGGCGGAGAACCTCGCACGCTGCTGCGAGATGATCCGCGACGCGGCGGGGCAAGGCGCGACGCTGGTGGTGACCCAGGAACTCTTCGCCGCGCACTACTTCCCGCAGGTCGAGGACGAGGCGCTCTGCGATTTGGCCGAATCGCTGGACCCCGCCGCGCCCGGCCCGAGCTACGCCGCTATGCGCGGCCTCGCGGACGAATTGAGCATTACGCTTTCCGCATCGCTCTTCGAGCGCCGCGCGCCCGGCGTTTACCACAATACCACTGTCACATTCGGCCCCGATGGCAAAGAGGTTGGCCGCTACCGCAAGATGCACATCCCCGACGACCCGCGCTTCTACGAGAAGTATTACTTCACGCCGGGCGACCTGGGCTGGCAGGCGTTTGATATGCCCGCGCTCGAATCGACACGGGTCGGCACGCTCGTCTGCTGGGACCAGTGGTTCCCCGAGGCCGCTCGGCTCACCGCGCTCAAGGGCGCATCGCTGCTGCTCTACCCCACCGCCATCGGCTACTACAACCACCCCGAGCTCGGTGAGCCCGCGGATGTGCGCGAGCAGCAGCTCGATGCGTGGATCACGGTCATGCGCAGCCACGCGATCGCCAACGGCGTGTTTGTCGCCGCCGCGAACCGAGTCGGGGTGGAGAACGATTTGACCTTCTGGGGCAGTTCGTTCGTCTGCGGGCCCGACGGCAAACTCATCGCGCAGGCTTCGCGCGATGAGGAAGAGGTACTCGTGGTGGAATGTGACCTGTCGCTGATCGAGCCCCAACGCCGCGGCTGGCCGTTCCTCCGCGACCGCCGGATCGACGCGTACGGCCCGCTGCTGAAACGGGTGGACGACTGA
- a CDS encoding agmatine deiminase family protein has translation MLEPHPTIEAIDSIDRPTRTARELGYRMPAEWEPAACVWVVPPHNPETWPGCLEQAQAQHADWVDAMRPYVEVRTPGSLGIDTDDSWIRDFGPVFVVNRAGPRDLGPLAAHDFRFNAWGSKYEGARDRDDVVPQHLADKLGFPLWVHDFVLEGGSIEVNGKGTVMTTQQCLYNANRNPWATPEAIEQTLHDALGTRHVVWLPGGIAGDDTDGHIDDVARFVDAHTVAVVVASEGHADHAMTRRNFEALQQATDQDGVALNIVGLPTPEPVLYAYPAPPPGVAPHQGDPVGLHPVPASYANFLIANEAVFVPVFGQASDDIACGVLEKVLPGRAVVPVRADDLVVGLGALHCLSMQQPAV, from the coding sequence TTGCTTGAGCCCCACCCCACGATTGAAGCGATCGACTCGATCGATCGGCCGACACGCACGGCGCGTGAGTTGGGCTACCGCATGCCCGCGGAGTGGGAGCCGGCGGCGTGTGTGTGGGTGGTGCCGCCGCACAACCCGGAGACCTGGCCGGGGTGTCTGGAGCAAGCGCAGGCGCAGCACGCGGATTGGGTGGATGCGATGCGGCCGTACGTCGAGGTGCGGACGCCGGGGTCGCTGGGGATCGATACGGACGACTCGTGGATCCGTGATTTTGGTCCGGTGTTTGTTGTGAATCGCGCTGGGCCAAGGGACTTAGGTCCCTTGGCCGCGCACGACTTCCGCTTCAACGCGTGGGGCTCGAAGTACGAGGGCGCGCGCGACCGTGACGATGTGGTGCCCCAGCACCTGGCCGACAAGCTCGGCTTCCCGCTGTGGGTCCACGACTTTGTGCTTGAAGGCGGCAGCATCGAGGTCAACGGCAAAGGCACGGTGATGACCACGCAGCAGTGCCTGTACAACGCGAACCGAAACCCCTGGGCGACGCCCGAGGCGATCGAACAGACCCTGCACGATGCGCTGGGCACGCGGCACGTCGTCTGGCTGCCCGGCGGGATCGCGGGCGATGACACCGATGGGCACATCGACGACGTCGCGCGTTTTGTGGATGCGCATACGGTCGCGGTCGTTGTTGCGTCCGAGGGCCACGCGGACCATGCGATGACGCGGCGCAACTTCGAGGCCTTGCAGCAGGCGACGGACCAGGACGGCGTCGCGCTGAATATCGTGGGGCTCCCCACGCCCGAGCCGGTGCTGTACGCCTACCCCGCCCCGCCGCCGGGCGTTGCGCCGCACCAAGGCGACCCGGTGGGGCTGCACCCGGTGCCCGCGAGCTATGCGAACTTCCTGATTGCGAATGAGGCGGTGTTCGTTCCCGTGTTTGGGCAGGCGAGCGACGACATCGCGTGTGGGGTGTTGGAGAAGGTGTTGCCGGGCCGGGCGGTCGTGCCGGTGCGTGCGGACGACCTGGTGGTCGGGCTCGGGGCGCTGCACTGCTTGAGCATGCAGCAGCCGGCGGTGTGA
- the glmM gene encoding phosphoglucosamine mutase — translation MTTPTQPTDAPLMLSISGMRGLIGRSLTPEVATRYATAFGNWLSDPSHRRPGHDPESAPHVVIGRDSRGSGPMIEHAAVAGLLAAGCRVTRVGVLSTPGVAVMGDQLQADGGIVITASHNPFPWNGVKALRHDGVAPPPDQANDIIRRFRDHDLAYADVPALQAATQDGSGTAVHVERVLKLVDAEAIRAAKLSAVVDSVHGAGGAEARALLDALGVSVHHLYAEPTGDFPHVPEPTKENLTELCDAVKDKGADIGFAQDPDADRLAVVDELGTYIGEEYTLALCALHKLGQGEAIAANLSTSRMVDDVAASVGGSVIRTPVGEANVTEGMRAHHATLGGEGNGGIIDSRVSQVRDSLIGMAYLCEMLAMRKQTLSAIVAEQPSYAIVKDKADIDPAVLEAMPAKMAAAFADQRIDTQDGIRVDWDDRWVHVRPSNTEPIIRVIAEARGQADAEALVAQVRAVLGL, via the coding sequence ATGACGACCCCCACCCAACCCACCGACGCGCCGCTGATGCTCTCGATCTCCGGCATGCGCGGGCTCATCGGCCGATCGCTCACGCCCGAAGTCGCAACCCGCTACGCCACCGCTTTTGGCAACTGGCTCAGTGATCCAAGTCACCGCCGGCCCGGGCACGACCCCGAGTCCGCGCCGCATGTTGTGATCGGGCGCGACTCACGCGGGTCCGGGCCGATGATCGAGCACGCCGCCGTCGCCGGGCTGCTCGCCGCCGGCTGCCGGGTCACACGCGTCGGCGTCCTCTCGACGCCAGGCGTCGCGGTCATGGGCGATCAGCTCCAGGCCGACGGCGGGATAGTCATCACCGCCAGCCACAACCCGTTCCCGTGGAACGGCGTCAAGGCCCTGCGCCACGACGGGGTCGCGCCGCCACCCGACCAGGCCAACGACATCATCCGCCGCTTCCGCGACCACGACCTCGCTTACGCCGATGTGCCAGCGCTACAAGCCGCGACACAAGACGGCTCGGGCACGGCCGTGCATGTCGAGCGCGTCTTGAAGCTCGTCGATGCCGAGGCGATCCGCGCCGCCAAACTCTCGGCCGTGGTCGATTCGGTCCACGGCGCGGGCGGGGCCGAGGCGCGTGCGCTGCTCGATGCGCTGGGTGTCAGCGTCCATCACCTCTACGCCGAGCCGACGGGCGATTTTCCGCATGTGCCCGAGCCGACGAAGGAAAACCTGACCGAGCTCTGCGACGCTGTCAAAGATAAAGGGGCCGACATCGGCTTCGCGCAGGACCCTGACGCCGACCGCCTGGCGGTGGTGGATGAGCTGGGCACCTACATCGGCGAGGAGTACACGCTCGCGCTGTGCGCGCTGCATAAGCTGGGCCAAGGCGAGGCCATCGCGGCGAACCTTTCGACCAGCCGGATGGTCGACGATGTCGCCGCGTCGGTCGGCGGGTCGGTCATCCGCACCCCCGTCGGCGAGGCGAACGTGACCGAAGGCATGCGCGCTCACCACGCCACGCTCGGCGGCGAGGGCAACGGCGGCATCATCGACAGCCGGGTCAGCCAGGTCCGCGACTCGCTCATCGGCATGGCGTACCTCTGCGAGATGCTGGCGATGCGCAAGCAGACACTGAGCGCGATTGTCGCCGAGCAGCCGAGCTACGCGATCGTGAAAGACAAGGCCGACATCGACCCGGCGGTCCTCGAAGCGATGCCCGCGAAGATGGCGGCCGCGTTTGCCGACCAGCGGATCGACACGCAGGACGGCATCCGCGTGGACTGGGACGACCGTTGGGTGCATGTGCGCCCGAGCAACACCGAGCCGATCATCCGCGTCATCGCCGAGGCGCGCGGGCAGGCGGACGCGGAAGCGCTGGTCGCGCAGGTGCGCGCGGTGTTGGGGTTGTAA
- a CDS encoding RsmD family RNA methyltransferase → MRIIAGTHRGRRILPPKDDTTTRPITDRVRENLFNRLHSLGMFTEDDGPWSVLDIFSGTGTLGIESLSRGASHCTFVDQDRDIVDLLKQNLAALGETERAHIVNASALAGYWAASLAAGSVRVAFVDPPYRLVEDKATREQVLLLVERLLPTLEAGGVTVVRTPVEVELPEVVGYDGPGVAAYGGMRLHFYQSPLGAEDAG, encoded by the coding sequence ATGCGCATCATTGCCGGCACCCATCGCGGACGCAGGATCCTCCCGCCCAAGGACGACACGACCACTCGGCCGATCACGGACCGGGTGCGGGAAAACCTGTTTAACCGCCTGCACTCGCTGGGCATGTTTACCGAGGACGATGGCCCCTGGTCGGTGCTCGATATCTTCAGCGGGACCGGGACGCTGGGGATTGAGTCGCTGTCGCGCGGCGCGTCGCATTGCACATTCGTCGATCAGGACCGCGACATCGTCGACCTGCTCAAACAGAACTTGGCGGCGCTGGGCGAGACGGAGCGGGCGCACATCGTGAATGCCTCGGCGCTGGCGGGGTACTGGGCCGCGTCGCTGGCGGCGGGGTCGGTCCGGGTGGCGTTTGTCGACCCGCCCTATCGGCTGGTCGAGGACAAGGCGACGCGCGAACAGGTGTTGCTGCTGGTTGAGCGTTTGCTGCCGACACTGGAGGCGGGCGGGGTCACGGTTGTGCGGACGCCGGTGGAGGTCGAGCTGCCGGAGGTCGTGGGCTACGACGGCCCGGGCGTCGCGGCGTATGGCGGGATGCGGCTGCATTTTTATCAATCGCCGTTGGGTGCTGAAGACGCGGGTTAG
- a CDS encoding response regulator encodes MKSRDHEPIETLRISDRDKQKLVNSVNAGGGKSVKHERRALRVQYTEAKAILTLHMETGGSTRLAVVPRNLSRRGMAFVHGRFIYADARCEVMLKTLAGEWETLPGVIRSCRHVSGIVHEVAVVFDGAIDLSEYCHLSPEEEMIHLQELAADIPEGADDSVARNVGSVLVVDDFPTDRKLFGLWLGRAGFETHSASDAAQARKQVDSENFDLAVIDLRLSKENGLDLIKSLRAAGFSAPIVAVSADEEAKVGDAAKEAGANAFLTKPFTVDQLLEHAQSLLGIDLTSDEDQQPIFSTVKDDEEMAPLLTEFVRGLSGYITKLRDANAKDDLDAVEGMTHILKGAGSGYGFDPITEQAGEVLKVVENERRDMEKIKQQVNALIRVLHRVKL; translated from the coding sequence ATGAAGTCACGGGATCACGAACCGATCGAGACGCTGCGGATCAGCGACCGCGACAAGCAGAAGCTGGTCAATTCGGTCAACGCGGGCGGCGGCAAGTCGGTCAAACACGAACGCCGCGCGCTGCGGGTCCAGTACACCGAGGCCAAGGCGATCCTGACGCTGCACATGGAGACCGGCGGGTCCACCCGGCTGGCCGTCGTCCCGCGGAACCTGAGCCGGCGGGGCATGGCCTTTGTTCACGGCCGATTCATCTACGCCGACGCCCGCTGCGAGGTGATGCTCAAGACATTGGCGGGAGAGTGGGAGACGTTGCCCGGCGTGATCCGCAGCTGCCGACACGTCAGCGGGATCGTACACGAGGTGGCGGTGGTGTTTGATGGGGCGATCGACCTGAGCGAGTACTGCCACCTGTCGCCCGAGGAAGAGATGATCCATCTGCAGGAACTCGCGGCCGACATCCCCGAAGGCGCCGACGACAGCGTCGCCCGCAACGTCGGGTCGGTGCTGGTGGTGGACGACTTCCCGACCGACCGCAAGCTCTTCGGGCTCTGGCTCGGCCGCGCGGGGTTCGAGACGCACTCGGCGTCGGACGCGGCGCAGGCCCGCAAGCAGGTGGACAGTGAAAACTTCGACCTGGCCGTGATCGACCTTCGACTGAGCAAAGAGAACGGGCTGGACCTGATCAAGTCGCTCCGCGCCGCAGGCTTCTCCGCGCCGATCGTGGCGGTCTCGGCCGACGAGGAGGCCAAGGTCGGCGACGCCGCCAAGGAGGCTGGGGCGAACGCCTTCCTGACCAAACCCTTCACCGTCGACCAGCTGCTTGAGCATGCGCAGTCCCTGCTTGGCATCGACCTGACGAGCGATGAGGACCAGCAGCCGATCTTCTCGACCGTCAAGGATGATGAGGAGATGGCCCCGCTGCTGACCGAGTTTGTGCGCGGGCTTAGCGGCTACATCACGAAGCTGCGAGACGCCAACGCCAAGGACGACCTCGACGCGGTTGAAGGCATGACGCACATCCTCAAAGGCGCGGGCTCGGGCTACGGCTTCGACCCGATCACCGAGCAGGCCGGCGAAGTGCTCAAGGTCGTCGAAAACGAGAGGCGCGACATGGAAAAGATCAAGCAGCAGGTCAACGCGCTGATCCGCGTGCTGCACCGCGTGAAGCTGTAG
- a CDS encoding UDP-N-acetylmuramoyl-L-alanyl-D-glutamate--2,6-diaminopimelate ligase, which yields MLPADLIARLPITRAAGPGDDVAVADLTDDSRRVVPGGLFVCRGPVDDRAAGFIEQAIAGGASAVLTQAVCGEALPIVIPDRVVHLVADDGDVVDQRLAGQLAERFFDQPASKLRLIGITGTNGKTTTATITQHLLRATGEACGLLGTVHVDTGHADGPRAAELTTPGAIELSRLLAEMVANGCTCAVMEVSSHALHQGRADHLRFAAAGFTNLTQDHLDYHGTMADYADAKALLFESLDADATAVLNGDDATSKRMAQDCKAGVVTTHVTNDSRTMDDACSPSVCSAYALVTELFASHSRARFVGPWGDVEAVLPLVGPHNLANAIQAAALAHAVTGIEAERLRTALDACPPVPGRLESVGSDWPEVVSTRDSKHSPAVLVDYAHTPDALQNVAAALRSLTAQDGRLIIVFGCGGDRDRAKRPLMAQAACRYADVVVLTSDNPRTEYPQQILDDAQTGFAQAEAAREVRPETHIEIDRAKAICLAIELATPIDTVLIAGKGHEDYQVLGTAKVHFDDREHAAAALRARQSAKPHA from the coding sequence ATGCTGCCTGCCGACCTGATTGCACGGCTCCCGATCACCCGCGCTGCCGGGCCGGGCGATGATGTGGCGGTCGCCGACCTCACGGACGACTCGCGCCGAGTCGTGCCTGGCGGGCTGTTTGTCTGCCGGGGCCCGGTGGACGATCGCGCGGCCGGCTTTATCGAACAGGCGATCGCGGGTGGCGCATCGGCGGTGTTGACCCAGGCGGTCTGCGGTGAGGCCTTGCCGATCGTGATCCCCGATCGCGTGGTCCACCTCGTTGCAGATGATGGCGATGTGGTAGATCAACGCCTCGCCGGCCAACTCGCCGAGCGGTTCTTCGACCAGCCGGCATCCAAGCTCCGTCTCATCGGCATCACGGGGACCAACGGCAAGACGACCACAGCGACGATCACGCAGCACCTGCTCCGCGCAACGGGCGAGGCCTGTGGGCTCTTGGGCACGGTCCATGTCGACACCGGCCACGCCGACGGCCCACGCGCCGCTGAGCTCACTACGCCCGGGGCGATCGAATTGTCGCGCCTGCTCGCGGAGATGGTGGCCAACGGCTGCACCTGCGCGGTGATGGAGGTGTCCAGCCACGCCCTGCACCAGGGCCGGGCCGACCACCTGCGGTTTGCCGCGGCCGGGTTCACGAATCTGACGCAGGACCACCTCGACTACCACGGCACGATGGCCGACTACGCCGATGCGAAGGCCCTGCTGTTCGAGTCGCTCGACGCCGACGCAACAGCCGTGCTCAACGGCGATGACGCCACGTCGAAGCGCATGGCACAGGACTGCAAGGCGGGCGTCGTCACGACACATGTCACGAATGACTCGCGCACGATGGATGACGCTTGTTCACCGAGTGTTTGCTCTGCGTATGCCTTGGTGACCGAGTTGTTCGCATCACACAGCCGAGCGCGGTTCGTCGGGCCTTGGGGAGATGTAGAGGCCGTATTGCCGCTCGTAGGGCCGCATAATCTGGCGAACGCGATTCAGGCGGCGGCGCTGGCGCACGCGGTGACGGGGATCGAAGCCGAGCGATTGCGAACCGCGCTCGACGCCTGCCCGCCCGTGCCGGGGCGTTTGGAGTCGGTGGGGTCCGATTGGCCGGAGGTCGTCTCGACCCGCGACTCGAAGCACAGCCCGGCGGTGCTGGTGGACTACGCACATACGCCCGATGCACTCCAGAATGTCGCCGCAGCGCTGCGCTCGCTCACGGCACAGGACGGCCGACTCATCATCGTCTTCGGCTGCGGCGGCGATCGCGACCGCGCCAAGCGCCCACTCATGGCCCAGGCCGCCTGCCGGTACGCGGATGTCGTCGTGCTCACCAGTGATAACCCCCGCACCGAATACCCGCAACAGATCCTTGACGATGCCCAGACCGGGTTTGCACAAGCGGAGGCCGCACGCGAAGTTCGGCCCGAGACGCACATTGAGATTGACCGTGCCAAAGCGATTTGCTTAGCGATCGAACTTGCCACCCCCATCGACACCGTCCTCATCGCCGGCAAGGGGCACGAGGACTACCAGGTCCTCGGCACGGCCAAGGTACACTTCGACGACCGCGAACACGCCGCCGCCGCGCTGCGCGCGCGACAGAGCGCCAAGCCCCACGCCTAG
- a CDS encoding UDP-N-acetylmuramoyl-tripeptide--D-alanyl-D-alanine ligase: MTTFWTYKNLARITAGTWRVPPADAEAVLPAASRADARSCGPVLWHDTRDLTPGQCYLAIQGENFDGHDFVEQAFKQGAAMAIVNADSPPQSSIINHQSAILEVPDTVAALQDLARAYRDELFSGGCKVIGVAGSNGKTTTRHLIHHVLTHAGKVGTQSPKSFNNHLGVPLTLLAARPTDDFVACEIGTNHPGEIDFLSAICRPDIAVITSIGEEHLEFFGDIEGVAREESDILKHIVKRGVAITPGPQVVRGELVWHYHRKCRDCVGVIRVNGFGRCEPKGFEEPEELEQIARATAEWRYCVVKPDRNATLFVNKFRFWHWEDDDDVLNARMLPISVPGPHNCFNAAYALLVAHQLGVCIDEATSSLGSASLPSQRMNIHTIGEDEDSVALIDDAYNANPDSVQIALRAMADLGKDSSERVVVVLGDMLELGDASESKHYEIGQQLAYFDSDYTGARQPCVGLVILIGSMIQRAAGPIEIAWTRSGAGRLHRFPEWTDDLPDQVAALLQPGDTVLLKASRGMRLERLIPAIEKRFGKPTPTVGNRGLQ; encoded by the coding sequence ATGACAACCTTCTGGACCTACAAAAACCTCGCCCGCATCACCGCCGGCACTTGGCGCGTCCCGCCCGCAGACGCCGAAGCCGTCCTCCCCGCCGCCTCGCGCGCGGACGCCCGCTCCTGCGGACCCGTCCTCTGGCACGACACCCGCGACCTGACGCCCGGCCAGTGCTACCTCGCGATCCAGGGCGAAAACTTCGACGGCCACGACTTCGTCGAACAAGCGTTCAAGCAAGGCGCCGCGATGGCCATCGTCAACGCCGATTCCCCTCCCCAATCATCAATCATTAATCATCAATCAGCAATTCTCGAAGTCCCCGACACCGTGGCCGCCCTGCAAGACCTCGCCCGCGCCTACCGCGACGAACTTTTTTCCGGGGGCTGCAAAGTCATCGGCGTCGCCGGGTCCAACGGCAAGACGACCACGCGCCACCTGATCCACCACGTCCTGACCCATGCCGGCAAGGTCGGCACCCAGAGCCCCAAGAGTTTCAACAACCACCTCGGCGTCCCGTTGACGCTTCTCGCCGCCCGGCCGACGGACGACTTCGTCGCCTGCGAAATCGGCACCAACCACCCCGGCGAGATCGACTTCCTCAGCGCTATCTGCCGCCCCGACATCGCCGTCATCACGAGCATCGGGGAGGAGCACCTGGAGTTTTTTGGGGACATCGAGGGGGTGGCGCGGGAAGAGTCAGACATCCTCAAGCACATCGTTAAAAGAGGTGTTGCGATTACACCGGGCCCACAAGTTGTGCGTGGTGAACTTGTTTGGCATTACCATCGCAAGTGTCGTGACTGTGTCGGTGTGATCCGCGTCAATGGGTTCGGACGGTGTGAGCCGAAGGGATTTGAGGAACCAGAAGAGCTTGAACAGATCGCACGCGCTACAGCTGAGTGGCGATACTGTGTTGTAAAGCCTGACCGAAATGCCACCTTGTTTGTAAACAAGTTCAGATTCTGGCATTGGGAAGATGATGACGATGTGCTCAATGCTCGGATGCTACCGATCTCGGTACCCGGCCCACATAACTGCTTCAATGCGGCGTATGCCCTGTTAGTGGCACACCAGTTGGGAGTTTGCATTGACGAAGCAACTTCGTCACTTGGTAGTGCAAGTTTGCCCAGCCAACGAATGAACATCCACACCATTGGTGAGGATGAAGATTCAGTCGCGCTGATTGACGACGCCTACAACGCGAATCCGGATTCAGTGCAGATTGCGCTCCGCGCAATGGCCGACCTTGGGAAAGATAGTTCTGAAAGGGTAGTTGTTGTGCTGGGAGACATGTTAGAACTGGGTGATGCTTCGGAATCAAAGCACTACGAGATCGGCCAGCAACTCGCGTACTTTGATAGCGACTATACCGGTGCGAGGCAGCCTTGTGTCGGTTTGGTCATCCTCATCGGGTCGATGATTCAACGTGCGGCCGGTCCGATTGAGATTGCATGGACACGCAGTGGTGCAGGCCGGTTACACCGTTTCCCCGAATGGACCGACGATCTCCCCGACCAAGTCGCGGCGCTGCTCCAGCCCGGGGATACCGTTCTGCTCAAAGCCTCGCGCGGGATGCGTTTGGAACGGCTGATCCCGGCGATTGAGAAGCGGTTTGGCAAGCCCACACCCACGGTTGGAAACCGTGGGCTTCAATAA
- the mraY gene encoding phospho-N-acetylmuramoyl-pentapeptide-transferase has translation MIYLLINSLEASLEDSLFSFLRVFTFIEFRAALAMIVSFCFVLVAGPRVIRWLVSQKIGDNPEFFNKDINELMKSKANTPTMGGILIVGSVALTTLLLADISRTSGFYVWMGLICLLAMAGIGAADDWLKLTTARRKPGSREGLYSWEKLVFQVGLAALLGIFIFHHGTSKFVESNPFGEMSHTLNLPGLKTWVFAEGAWQPSPNLITLSVGVFVTLTVMFIAGTSNAVNLTDGMDGLASGITVIVAFAFMVLCLIAGYEKGEFVLAQYLLVPHIPHADELAVLAGAMAGACLGFLWFNCYPAQVFMGDTGSLALGGTLGYLAIVIRQELLLLIIGGVFFFEMLSVILQVGSFKLRGGKRIFKCAPIHHHYHQLGMTEQKIVVRFWVVTAMLVAIALATIKLR, from the coding sequence TTGATCTACCTCCTCATCAATTCGCTTGAAGCGTCGCTAGAAGACTCGCTCTTCAGCTTCCTGCGGGTGTTCACGTTTATCGAGTTCCGGGCGGCGCTGGCGATGATCGTGTCGTTCTGCTTTGTTCTCGTCGCGGGGCCGCGTGTCATCCGCTGGCTGGTGTCGCAGAAGATCGGCGACAACCCGGAGTTCTTCAACAAAGACATTAACGAGCTGATGAAGTCCAAGGCCAACACGCCGACGATGGGCGGGATTTTGATCGTCGGGTCGGTCGCGCTCACGACGCTGCTGCTCGCGGATATCAGCCGAACCAGCGGGTTCTACGTGTGGATGGGGCTGATCTGTTTGTTGGCGATGGCGGGGATCGGCGCGGCCGACGACTGGCTCAAGCTCACGACGGCGCGGCGAAAGCCCGGCTCGCGCGAGGGGCTCTACTCCTGGGAAAAACTTGTCTTCCAGGTCGGGCTCGCCGCGCTCCTGGGTATCTTCATCTTCCATCACGGCACGTCCAAGTTTGTCGAGTCCAACCCCTTTGGCGAGATGTCGCACACGCTTAACCTGCCCGGGCTCAAGACCTGGGTCTTCGCCGAGGGGGCCTGGCAGCCCTCGCCCAACCTGATCACGCTGTCGGTCGGCGTGTTCGTCACGCTGACTGTGATGTTCATCGCGGGCACGTCGAACGCGGTGAACCTGACCGACGGGATGGACGGGCTCGCCTCGGGCATCACGGTGATCGTCGCGTTCGCGTTCATGGTGCTCTGCCTGATCGCGGGGTACGAGAAGGGCGAGTTTGTGTTAGCGCAGTACCTGCTCGTGCCGCACATCCCGCATGCGGATGAGCTCGCGGTGTTGGCCGGCGCGATGGCCGGGGCCTGCCTCGGGTTTTTGTGGTTCAACTGCTACCCCGCGCAGGTGTTCATGGGCGACACGGGCTCGCTCGCGCTGGGCGGGACGCTGGGCTACCTCGCGATCGTGATCCGCCAGGAACTGCTATTGCTCATCATCGGCGGGGTGTTCTTCTTCGAGATGCTGTCGGTCATCCTGCAAGTCGGCTCGTTCAAGCTCCGCGGGGGCAAGCGCATCTTCAAGTGCGCCCCGATCCACCACCACTACCACCAGCTCGGGATGACCGAGCAGAAGATCGTCGTGCGCTTCTGGGTCGTGACTGCGATGCTCGTCGCGATCGCGCTGGCGACGATCAAGCTGCGGTGA
- the folP gene encoding dihydropteroate synthase, whose amino-acid sequence MHDPAAILPRHADDAPVLMGILNVTPDSFSDGGRYVDIDAAVAHGLAMAREGAGIIDVGGESTRPGAARIGADEQCRRVVDVLGSLRKSLDAEGFRGVAVSIDTTLAPVAAAALDAGASIVNDVSAGRGDDAMLPLVAQREASVVLMHMLGEPGTMQDAPVYDDVVGEVLAFLQERASAAEQAGIAPDRIAIDPGIGFGKTLDHNLTLLAALDRFVATGYAVLLGTSRKRLIAQLDTASGVTPGLVSEDRVGGTVATTVLGYTAGVRGFRVHDVAANRQALAVVSAIRVSDPKH is encoded by the coding sequence ATGCATGACCCTGCCGCCATCCTGCCGCGCCACGCCGACGACGCGCCGGTGCTGATGGGGATCCTCAACGTGACGCCCGACAGCTTCTCCGACGGCGGGCGTTATGTCGATATCGACGCGGCTGTGGCGCATGGCCTCGCGATGGCGCGGGAAGGCGCGGGCATCATTGATGTCGGCGGCGAGTCCACTCGGCCTGGTGCAGCGCGCATCGGTGCCGACGAACAGTGCCGACGAGTCGTCGATGTGCTTGGATCGCTGCGAAAGTCGCTTGATGCCGAGGGCTTCCGGGGGGTTGCGGTCAGCATCGACACGACGCTTGCGCCGGTTGCGGCGGCGGCCCTAGACGCCGGCGCGTCGATCGTCAATGATGTCTCCGCCGGCCGGGGGGACGACGCGATGCTGCCACTGGTCGCGCAGCGCGAAGCGTCGGTTGTGCTGATGCACATGCTCGGCGAGCCGGGCACGATGCAGGATGCGCCGGTCTACGATGATGTTGTCGGTGAGGTGCTTGCTTTCTTGCAGGAGCGCGCGTCGGCGGCGGAGCAGGCGGGGATCGCTCCTGATCGCATCGCGATCGATCCGGGCATTGGCTTTGGCAAGACGCTTGACCACAACCTCACGCTGCTGGCGGCATTGGATCGGTTCGTCGCCACGGGGTACGCGGTGCTGCTGGGCACTAGCCGGAAGCGGTTGATCGCCCAGCTAGATACGGCCTCGGGAGTTACGCCGGGTTTAGTCTCGGAGGATCGCGTGGGTGGGACGGTCGCCACGACGGTGCTGGGCTATACGGCTGGGGTGCGCGGGTTCCGGGTCCACGATGTCGCTGCGAACCGCCAAGCCCTGGCGGTAGTGTCGGCGATCCGTGTATCGGACCCGAAGCACTAA